A stretch of DNA from Iodobacter fluviatilis:
CGACGATGGCGGGCACCAGATTGAATGGATGAGCTAACACGATGACAGCAGTGGCAGGCAGGCTGATGGTGTTGTCGCTCGCATCGGTGTAGCTCAGGTCTTCCGCCACGCGGAAAGTCTGCATGTGTTCGCCTGCGCTGTAGGCCCACACCAGTCGGCGCACCACATGCTGCAATAGCGGGTGCTGCACCAGTGTGCTTTCGAAAATTTCGCGTTCCCAACGCCGCTGCTGACACATCGCGCGTTCTAGTCGCTTGAGTGTTTGATCGGCCAGTGCTTTAACATCGCGTTTGAGTGCTTTGAATTGACGCTGTGCTTCGCTGGCGCGGTATTCGTTATCACTGCCATTGGGCTTGGGCAAATCGGCCAGCCGTTTCCCATCGCTGTCGTACACCACCGGTTTGAGTAGCTCATTAAAACCAATGTGGAATTGGCGCGGACCGAAATCCAGCATGAGCCCACCCGCCGCATCCAGCCCCAGATCGGGCGTGATGCGCTCGGCCAGCTCGTCGGCGGTCAGGCCGGCGTTGTCGGCCAGCTCCTGCATTTTTTGCTGGGCTGCCAATTGCAGTGGTTTGGATTTCACCTTCTGCGCAATGCCGTTCAGTTGTAGCAACGCATAGTTGCTGCCAATTCGCACCAGTACATCCAGCCCTGTTTGCGCCCGTGCTAGCAAGCCTTCTGTGGGCCATGTGCGAATCAGCGGCACCAGCTGACGCACCGTCTCATCCGTGCCCAGCAACCCTAGAGCAGTAAAGGCCCAACTCTCCTTGGCGGGTACGCCAGCGTAGTAGTCCCATTGCTGAAATACATGCCAAGCAAACTCGGCTAGACTTTCGCGCTGGCAGGCGGCTTTAACCTGTTCGATACCGGGGTAAACGCCTTCGGTCATCGGGAAACGCAGCATGCTGCCCAAGTGCTCCAGTGCCGAATTGGGCAGCGGCGTGCCATCCAGCAGTAGTGGTCGTGGCCAAAGGTGTGGTAGCCAGAATCCCGGTGCCTTGCTGATTTTAGCGGGGTAGCCATCCAGCGGGTCGGCGTCGAGCATGGCCTGCACGGCCAGATTCACTGCCTTCTGCTCGTAGCGGGCCGCAACTTGGCGGATCAGTTCAGTATGGCCTTGGGCAACCAGCAGGCGCAGTACGGTGACAGCGGTATCGCGGGCGCTACCCGCTTTGCCGAGTGCAGCCGGTAATAGGCCGGTGATGGCGTGTTCGGGGAATTTCAGTAGCCAGTTGCGGGCGTTGGCGCGCACTGTTTTTATTTTGACATAGGCTTGCGCAATGGCTGGGGCTAGCACACTCCAGCCAAAGTGCTGCGCTATGGCAATACCGCTTTCCGTGCGACGCTCAACGGCCGCCAGCAAACCCTGCAGCCCTTTCAGGCCGACTTTCGCCATAAAAAAATAGTCGAAGAAATCATCGTAAGCAGCCAAGGTCGGCCAAACCGCTTGCGCCATGTCCTCCGGCAGCAGTAGCAGGCAGTAGGAATGCGGGACTATTTGGCGGCTGAGATCGGACGCCTTGTAGGCTAGATAGGCGGCGCATAAACCGGCGGCATCGTTGGTGAATCGCACCGGGTTTCGCGGAGGCTCCAATTCTTGAGAGAATGGCGCCATGAAGAAATCAACTCACTTTTCCCCCGAAGTCCGTGAACGAGCAGTTCGCATGGTCATTGAACACCTTGCTGAATACCCATCCGAATGGGCTACCCTCGTTTCAATTGCCAGCAAAATAGGCTGCACGCCCGAAACACTGCGCACATGGTGCCGTCGACAAGGCGGCGATACCGTTCAAGCCAACAAAAATTCAGCAGAGAACGAACGAATCAAAGCGCTGGAACGAGAAGTACGCGAACTTAAAAAGGCCAATGAAATTCTGCGCCTAGCCAGCGCGTATTTCGCACAGGCGGAGCTCGACCGCCGCTTGAAATCGTAAGGTCATTCATCGATTCCCATCGTGGTCAGCACGGGGTCGAGCCGATCTGCAAACTGTTACAGGTCGCTCCGTCTGCCTATCGACGTTATGTCGCTCGACAGCGCAATCCCGCGTTACGTTGCCAACGTGCCATTCGTGACGAGCAACTGAGCGGTGAAGTTACGCGCGTCTGGCAAGAGAATCATCAGGTGTATGGTGCCGTCAAAGTCTGGCGGCAACTCAAGCGCGATGGGCATCTTGTGGCGCGGTGTACCGTTGAGCGTTTGATGCGCAGCCTAGGTTTGCGCGGAATATCGCGTGGTAAAGCGGTGCGCACGACACGCCCAGACCCTGCCGTTGCTTGCCCACTCGATCATGTGAACCGACAATTTGTCGCCGAACGACCGAATCAGCTCTGGGTTTCGGATTTTACCTACGTATCGACTTGGCAAGGCTTCGTGTATGTGGCGTTTGTGATTGATGTATTCGCTCGGTATATCGTGGGCTGGCGAGTGAGTCGCAATATGCAAACCGAGTTTGTGCTGGATGCGTTAGAGCAAGCCCTTTGGGCGCGGCAACCGGAGCGAGAAGCGCTGATTCATCACAGCGACCGTGGATCGCAGTATGTATCGATTAGATATACCGAGCGATTGACTGAAGCAGGCATCGAGCCATCGGTTGGTACGACCGGCGACAGTTACGACAATGCACTCGCTGAGACGATTAACGGACTCTACAAAGCGGAAGTGATTCATCGTTTGGGGCCTTGGAAAAGCCTAGAATCTGTGGAGCTAGCGACATTAGAATGGGTTTCGTGGTTCAATCACCATCGTTTGCTTGGGTCGATTGGTCATATCCCACCTGCGGAAGCAGAAGCAAATTATTATCGTAATCAAAGCGAGCAGGCCATGTTGGTCTGACTCAAACCAAACAGCCTCCGCGAAACCCGGTGCGATTCACTAATAAGTATTTCCACATTTTCTCATCACTAGGGTGTGGCGTTGAACGTCGGGGCTAGCAAAAACTCCACCAAATCACCCTGAGCTTGACGCCCCGCCTCAGGCCCCAGGAAAAGGGTGTCCAACATTTACACAAGAAGATGACCTTTAAATTTACACCTCAAAATGAGCTCTTGACGTCATTACCTCAAAAATAGGCATTTTTTTTGCCAAATGGCATTTTTATTAGGGTTTAGGTGAAAATTTATTGTTTTCATAAGATAAAAGTCAATTCGATCCATTACCTCAAAAACGCCTCCATTTTTTGACAACCGCCAAACATCACACAAGAAAATCAAAAGAACGCCTCCTTTCGAAAAAAACTAAAAACATTGAGCTATTTCACAACTGCTCATTTCCTCGCAACAAATGCATAGCAAATGCTTAATTTTTAGGGGAAAAAAAATGGAAATACTCTTTTTGGACGGTCAAAGGAAAATATATTCGCTAATCTACTTAATTTTGATGTCCTTTTGATGCCTTCTTGATTTCCATTGATATCCTTTTGATATCCTTTTGATATCCTTTTGATATCCTTTTGATATCCTTTTGATATCCTTTTGATATCCTTTTGATATCCTTTTGATATCCTTTTGATATCCTTTTGATATCCTTTTGATATCCTTTTGATATCCTTTTGATATCCTTTTGATATCCTTTTGATATCCTTTTGATATCCTTTTGATATCCTTTTGATATCCTTTTGATATCCTTTTGATATCCTTTTGATATCCTTTTGATATCCTTTTGATATCCTTTTGATATCCTTTTGATATCCTTTTGATATCCTTTTGATACCATTCTGACTTCCATTGAAACCCGTTGATATCTTTTTGATACTTATTTTATGTCCTTTTGATACTACTTTAATTACCACACCTCACAGGCAAAGCGGTCACTCCTCTTTAAGGAAGATAAGCCTGCAAAACAGGAATACCCGCGCACAAAACAGCAGCTGGTTCATCCTGCCCAATAATGAAAAACAACAAAACATGTACAACTGTAGCAACTTGCTACACTTTCTTTACTCGTAAAACTCACCGTGTACAGCGTAAATTTTCTAGTGTATCGTGCACAAAAATCATACATAGTGAACACAGATGAGCGACATTTCGACCAAATGGATTGCCGTTGCCAACCATAAAGGGGGCTGTGGCAAGACGACTACCGTGGTTAATTTAGCTGCGGAGTTTGCCCGTAATGGCTTAACGGTTTTGGTGGTGGATTTAGACCCACAAGCCAATGCCAGCATGCATATTGGCAAAAAGCACCCCAGCGAAGTGCCGGTGACGTGTGCTGAGCTGCTTTTATCTGAAATTGAAAAATTGCCCCAAGCTATTTATGACGACACCAATATTGAGGGTGTCTCACTCATTTATGGCTCGTTGGGGCTGGGCCGAGCGGAGGATGATTTAAAAGACGATACGCCACGGCCATCAGAAGAATTACGCACCAAGCTTGCGCCGCTTGAAGGCATCTACGATGTGGTGCTTATCGATTGCCCGCCCTCTTTAAAACTGCTCACCAGCAATGCGCTGGCAGCAGCCACCCATCTTATTATTCCAATTGAATCCGGGTCGCAATACGGTTTGTATGGCGTAACGGATTTGCTCAAGCACGTTAATAAAATTCGTAGAGTGAATCCGCGGCTGGAGCTACTGGGGGCTTTGCTGATCAAGCACGATGAGCGCCAAACCGTTTGTAAGCTGATTGAAAACGCGGCTCGTGAGCAGTTGGGCAAGCTTATCCCCATCAAAATACCGACCAGCACCAAAGTGAATCAGGCCGCTATGGCGCAGACCAGCTTGCATGTTATTGATCGCACCGCAAAAGTAACGCGCGAATTCAAAGAGCTGACGCAATATATTATGAATGAGTTAAATATGAAGGCAGACGTAAAATAATGGCCAAAGATCTAAAAGCACTGCTCGCAAAAAAACTGGCCGAGAACAGCCAACGCCACGCTGATGCCCAGCAAGAAACAGATTTTGATGCAGGCAGGGAGCACACTCGGCTGGATGTGGCGCTGATTGACCCTAACCCGTATCAGCCCCGCAAAGCTTTCTTGCAAGATGAGCTGGAAATGCTGGCCACTTCGATTCAAGAATCGGGCCTGCTGCAGCCCGTATCCGTACGCCAGAACGGGGATCGCTATCAGCTGATTGCTGGTGAGCGCCGGCTGCGTGCGCACAAGTTACTAGGCAAAGTATCGATTGAAGCCATTATTATCCCGATGCACGATGCTGAAATGGCGGTCATGGCGCTAGCCGAAAACGTAGACCGTGCTGATCTATCAGACTATGAGATTGGCAAAGCCCTGCGCCAGATTGAGCACCTGTTCCCTAGCAAAACACGCTTGGCAGAATCAGTGGGGATCAACCGCGAAGATATGTACCGCTACTTCGCTTTTGAAACATTACCCGAGCATATTCAAAACAGCCTTGAAAAAAATCCACGCCTGCTTTCCCGCGCTGCGGCCGCCGATGTCCGCCGCGTTTTGCAAGGTGTTGACGAAGTGCTCGCGCTGGTCGTGCTTGATGATGGCTGGCAACAATTAGAGCGGGGAGAGCTGGAGCAATCCAAGCTGGCCGCTTGGATAAGCCGCGAAATAAAGATCAGAACCCACACAGATAGCGATCCGCACGAGCGCGCATTGCCTGTTGATTTTTCTAAAGCAGGGAAAAAACTAGGCACTTTAGTTTGCGATCATAAGCACCTCACCATCAAATTGCAGCGGCAAGCGCTCAGTAGCGCGCAAATTACCAAGCTGGAACAATTCCTGCATAAGCTCATTGGTTAAATACATACAGCAAGTTACTATGGCCGCTTGCTTATTAACATAACGCAGCGGCGATCATCACGGTGTAGCAAGTTGCTACACCGCTCTGCAATACCCACACCTGAATCTGCACCAGATTCATGCCTGCCGCTAAGGCCGTTTATACTGATCTACACCCAGCGTGTGCGCATCTTTCACCATATCACCCTAGCTTTGCCATAATGGCCTTGCCACCCACGCCTTGGCTCCAAGGCGAAATACCCCTTCATCAAATCCAAATACTGAACAGACGGCATTCGCCAAGCGGACAGCTTGGGTGGTCCCCCCTCGTTTTCAGAGCAAAACATGAACAATTCTAATCCCACAAAATCTAGATCCACCCTCCGTGAGCGCTTTCAGGCAGGAGACAAGCCCAGCCAAAGCGACTTTTCCATGATCTTTGACCAGACCATCCATCAGCAAGAAGACAAAATTGTTGCGATCAAAGAAAGTGGAGGGGTATCACTGACCATCGGCGAAAACGATAAAGATAAATTACTGGTCAAAAGTGCTACCACCTTTGAAAAAGACTTAACCATAGGCTCCGTGGCTACAGATGGAAGCGAGCTAGGCTCGCTGTTGGTCAAAAATGACGCCACCTTCAAAAAAGGTTTAAGCGCTGACTCCGTAACCATCAACGGAATCGGGCAAGGCGCGCTGCTGGTTAAAGGCGGGGCTACCTTTGAAAAAGACTTAAGCATAGGTTCCGTGGCTACAGATGGAAGCGAGCAAGGCAAGCTGCTGGTCCAAAATAACGCAACCTTTAAAAAAGGTTTAAGCGCTGACTCCGTGACCATCAACGGAATCGGGCAAGGCGCGCTGCTGGTTAAAGGCGGAGCTACCTTTGAAAAAGACTTAAGCATAGGTTCCGTGGCTGCAGATGGAAGCGAGCAAGGCAAGCTGTTGGTCAAAAATGACGCCACCTTTAAAAAAGGCTTAACCGCCAGCTCCATAACTATTGGCGACAACACATCAGGTAATCTGCTGGTCAAAAGTGATGCTACTTTTGAAAGAAACTTAATAAGCAAAACTTTAACCATCGGCAACGGCACAACGATCGGTCAAGTCATCAACACAAGATTGGGAAGTACGGAAGAGGCAAACAGCACCCTGGCCACGGTTCAGGCCATTCGCGAATATGTAACAGATAACGCAGTGGGGCTCACCCAATATGACAACGCAGAAGCGGTTGTCACTGCAAACCTGCCCATCAATGACGGTGCCAACGGATATAAAGGAATACCCGGCAAAGACGCAAGCGTCGATAACGTCAAGCTAACAGAAGGAAATCTTGTTCTTTTAACGAATCAAGCAAATAAGACACACAATTGCTTATGGAAAATAAGTGTGGGGCTTTGGGATAAGCAAGAAAACCCACAAACAGGTAGCGCTGTTTTTATTAAACAAGGGGATATCAATGGCGGCACCTTATGGATTATGAAAAGCACCGATATT
This window harbors:
- a CDS encoding ParA family protein — translated: MSDISTKWIAVANHKGGCGKTTTVVNLAAEFARNGLTVLVVDLDPQANASMHIGKKHPSEVPVTCAELLLSEIEKLPQAIYDDTNIEGVSLIYGSLGLGRAEDDLKDDTPRPSEELRTKLAPLEGIYDVVLIDCPPSLKLLTSNALAAATHLIIPIESGSQYGLYGVTDLLKHVNKIRRVNPRLELLGALLIKHDERQTVCKLIENAAREQLGKLIPIKIPTSTKVNQAAMAQTSLHVIDRTAKVTREFKELTQYIMNELNMKADVK
- a CDS encoding DUF4132 domain-containing protein, with protein sequence MRFTNDAAGLCAAYLAYKASDLSRQIVPHSYCLLLLPEDMAQAVWPTLAAYDDFFDYFFMAKVGLKGLQGLLAAVERRTESGIAIAQHFGWSVLAPAIAQAYVKIKTVRANARNWLLKFPEHAITGLLPAALGKAGSARDTAVTVLRLLVAQGHTELIRQVAARYEQKAVNLAVQAMLDADPLDGYPAKISKAPGFWLPHLWPRPLLLDGTPLPNSALEHLGSMLRFPMTEGVYPGIEQVKAACQRESLAEFAWHVFQQWDYYAGVPAKESWAFTALGLLGTDETVRQLVPLIRTWPTEGLLARAQTGLDVLVRIGSNYALLQLNGIAQKVKSKPLQLAAQQKMQELADNAGLTADELAERITPDLGLDAAGGLMLDFGPRQFHIGFNELLKPVVYDSDGKRLADLPKPNGSDNEYRASEAQRQFKALKRDVKALADQTLKRLERAMCQQRRWEREIFESTLVQHPLLQHVVRRLVWAYSAGEHMQTFRVAEDLSYTDASDNTISLPATAVIVLAHPFNLVPAIVASLSQLFADYQLIQPFAQLSREVFRASNADAAVTEALNKAVPTNALRGLESRGWEKGNNFSGEIGSYRTQLSADCHAELHFEPPYSLAVADKTLRHQLDHLTLENKGQPVAAAQLDAIVLSELLRDLYHLNN
- a CDS encoding ParB/RepB/Spo0J family partition protein, with the translated sequence MAKDLKALLAKKLAENSQRHADAQQETDFDAGREHTRLDVALIDPNPYQPRKAFLQDELEMLATSIQESGLLQPVSVRQNGDRYQLIAGERRLRAHKLLGKVSIEAIIIPMHDAEMAVMALAENVDRADLSDYEIGKALRQIEHLFPSKTRLAESVGINREDMYRYFAFETLPEHIQNSLEKNPRLLSRAAAADVRRVLQGVDEVLALVVLDDGWQQLERGELEQSKLAAWISREIKIRTHTDSDPHERALPVDFSKAGKKLGTLVCDHKHLTIKLQRQALSSAQITKLEQFLHKLIG
- a CDS encoding IS3 family transposase (programmed frameshift); translation: MKKSTHFSPEVRERAVRMVIEHLAEYPSEWATLVSIASKIGCTPETLRTWCRRQGGDTVQANKNSAENERIKALEREVRELKKANEILRLASALFRTGGARPPLEIVRSFIDSHRGQHGVEPICKLLQVAPSAYRRYVARQRNPALRCQRAIRDEQLSGEVTRVWQENHQVYGAVKVWRQLKRDGHLVARCTVERLMRSLGLRGISRGKAVRTTRPDPAVACPLDHVNRQFVAERPNQLWVSDFTYVSTWQGFVYVAFVIDVFARYIVGWRVSRNMQTEFVLDALEQALWARQPEREALIHHSDRGSQYVSIRYTERLTEAGIEPSVGTTGDSYDNALAETINGLYKAEVIHRLGPWKSLESVELATLEWVSWFNHHRLLGSIGHIPPAEAEANYYRNQSEQAMLV